AAAGTCTGCTTAAACGCGTTTGAGAAATAAAAATCATACCGGTCTAAAACTTTGAATTCTGTCAAAAGTTGGTCGAAAGGAGAGAAGGCTAACCAGCCTTGGACACGTACACATCTCTAGCTAGCTAATTCGAATGATGAAGCTATCATCTGCACATAAAACGTTGTCCTTTCGATCATCTCATTGTTGACCTCACCACCACCATCCGGCATCCACGTATTCAAACGTGTATAATTCTAACTTAAacgattcttcttcatcatcttcttataAATGAAATCATCAATGAATGAGGTTGTTTCAGAATTTACATGAAATGGTTAATGAAATGAGTTGTATTTAGACAAATTTTCAAAGTAAAGTTATTAACAAATAAAGGAAGAAGCTAAAGATAACCAAAACTACCAACCTTAGCTTACTTAAAATCTACGTTTTATCTCTTTACTAAAATCAGTATTTATAGATAAGTTCTGTTTCTCACTACActattttccttaaaaaaaatatCTCTATGGGTTtcaaacccatatctaaatactATGAGTACCCATTTTTGTTAACGTCTCAATCACTGATTAGCACTGAGAGTTGAGAGATTTTAAAGAACCCCTTACGGTTTGCGAAGTTAATACGATTTCTTAAAGATGGAGAAGCAGATATGTGGGAGTGGGAATATTGATCAAAATCAAGTCGTATTACCACCTGGATTCAGATTTCATCCTACTGATGAAGAATTAATAACTTATTATCTAACAAAGAAAGTTCTTGACAATAATTTCTCTGCTGAAGCGATTGGCGAAGTTGATTTGAACAAGTGTGAGCCTTGGGACTTGCCATGTAAGTATACTCTTTATAATATTCTTAACTTTGTTAATTAGCACAAAAGCATAttaagatttctggttttctaATTCTGTGTTGTTTTTTGATTGAAGGGAAAGCAAAAATGGGCGAAAAACAATGGTATTTTTTCTGTGTAAGAGACAGAAAGTATCCAACTGGTTTAAGAACTAACAGAGCTACCGAAGCGGGTTACTGGAAAGCTAccggaaaagataaagaaatttacagagGAAAATCATTAGTTGGGATGAAAAAAACATTGGTGTTTTATAGAGGAAGAGCTCCTAAAGGTGAAAAAACTAACTGGATCATGCACGAATACAGATTAGATGGCAAATTTTCAATTCCTCAATTCCCCAAAAATTCCAAGGTAAGTCCTCTGTTTTTGCTCTGTTTTTAAGGGTGGTTTAGTTTCTTGattatttcttcttatttttaaatatctttgttaatgatttTTGCAGAATGAATGGGTGGTTTCTAGggtatttgaaaagaaaaatttattaACAAGTGGAAAGAAAGTTTATCTTCCAAGTTTCATGAGAATGAATTCATCTTACAATGACGAAATGGCGGGTTCGTCGTctcttttaccaccactaatggACACATCCTCAATAGGTAATAAGAGTGACAAATCCAATTACGTGACCTGCTTCTCCAATGCAACAACATTAATGGAACAAGGGCATCAaaaaaggatggagaatataactGATCACCAAAACTTCAACAACAACTCAATCATATCAACAACTTCTCTTGTGCCGAACTCGATATACTTGAACCAAACACTTCCGAATATAGGAAATTTTCAATACCCAACTTCTATTTCAGTTGAAGATCAATCTATCCTGAAGGCTTTACAGCTTGAGAATAATCATGGGTCATCATCAAATTGTAAAGCCGAAAGGGAAATGGTGAGTATCTCACAAGACACAGGGTTGACAACAGATATGAACATGGAAATCTCTTCTGTTGTGTCGAACAATGAAATGAGTACTACTACTTCTCGATCGTTCGAAGAACAGGAGGTTCCGTCGACTTCAACTGGACATGTAGATCTTGATTGTATTTGGAATTATTGAAGCAGCAGGAGTAtagtttttagttttagtttaaggattgatttttatttttcgtATAATTTGATTTGGTGGTAATTGGTATACATTGTATAACTTGACTAATTACATATTCTTTACATTAACAGTGTGACAATAATGTAAGTGTGTATGCGTGTAAAATTTGAATAATTCCGCATGAAAACTTTTCATGCATGTATAATATATGCAAACTAAGTCGCTTTTTCAATTCTCATCAATCATAGAGATTGCCACAAAGTTTATATTGGCGTATTTGGATTTTGTTTTGGAATACATTTTCATGAATTACATTGAATTTCTCTAGaacctttttatttttttatttagcaaattgacttttttttgttttatgattttaaaaaaaaaatcccaccatcaattctagaaaataaaagcaagaaacaGTCACGAGTCCAATATTCTAAGAGCAAGGGTTATGGAGTCAGTGTTCTCATTCAATATGAATGAGTATCACCGGATTTGCTCAAATTAGGTGCTACTATGAAGTGAGAATACTCACTCATTCACCAGTAATCACTCATACACTCATTGGAACGAGTGAGTGGACGAAAGGGGAGATTAAGCGGCTGGTGTTTAGCCTCTTGGGAAAAAATTTCTCCAAGCGGCGGATGTTTAGTCTCTCAAAcataatttttagttttttaatttaGTTTAAACTCTTTTACTGGGTCCCGCAgagattttattaataaaaaaattgaacATATATCCGGGAGGCACATCTTGAGCCGCTTGGAGAGAATTTTTCTCTCCAAGCGGCTGAAAATCAGACgcttagtttttgttttttttagtttctCATGGTTAGAAAATTCCTCATTCACCCAGTCCCTCATTCATTATGGCAGTGAATGAGTGTTTTTCACACTCATTCCATAGCCGTTGCTCTAAATAAGACCGTCTTgaattagagcatctccaacagagggtgaaaatattttttttgagtgACACATAAGATTTTAGACCCCCATTTAGTATAAAAGCATCTCCAATGGTTAGGTCCTACAAACTAGGAGGGATCAAATATTAAATACGAAGGTGTTAAAGAAAGTCTAAACTACACCTTCGGGATGACCCTTAATTAATTTCATgtcatcaattttattttttaaaaataatttttaatatGGAATCAAgctaaatatatttttttgaatGTTTATCTAAATCTAAAATACATTGTATAACCTTAACTATTGGAGATAGGTTTTAGTATAAATGGTCTTATTAAGATCTAGGGATAAAATCTAAATAAATAGGGATCTAACAATGAcatccacgtaggatttttttgACCTACTGTTGGATATGCTCTTAGTGAGTTACCATGGGCTTAGTAGTTTCTACATGATCAATGCTTGATCGCTCGCTTGGTAAATTTTAAAAAATGAACCTAATAATTTAGATAAACAGAAACGTTGAACTGGATGTTTAATTACATCAAGTAGGGTCACCTGGATTCCTAATTTTGAACTTATCTTCCCTATATTATAGAGGTAGAATTTAACAGTATGAATGCACCTAATTCACTAGTCATAGAATACCGCAATCATTCCACTCTGATAAATACAGGAATTATGTATTAGCATTTGTACGACTTTTATACATTGTCAATCGTTTGATTCTCTCGTCGTACATTAATTTTCTTAGATTATTTTTACATAATTAAGTATACATCAAGAGGTGTGCAATTTGATCTTCCCTCTTGCCCCATTGATGGAAAGAGTGTTCGACGGTGTGAATGCGCTTATGTTTTATTTTACAAAATTACTATCCAACTAATCATATAAAATAGTACATCACAATTTAGACTCGAattcaaatcataaaattaaCAATTTTCATGCTACAACCGGCCTAACCTTTGACTTTTGCTATCCCAATACCCAATTTATGTTGCCTTCATAGAAGTTGACCAGATTATGAAATTTTAAACAAGTAAAAtaattaagggtgcacaggaaccgagccggaccgaggaaccgtcccggaaccgtacctgtttttgtcccgaaccgaggaagggggtataggtatcggtccaaaaaataggaaccgaggctgaggaggtacaggtacacggtcttGCCCAAGTCCCGTACCGTCCGGACCGAAAGAACCGACCATTTgtagccattagatttagggaTAGTAGAGTAATAATAGCCGTTAGATTAAGGAGGGGTATATATACAACCTTAACGCtagggttttcattttttttttttttttcgttttctcaCTGAGATGGAGAATTCAGAAGAACTCTGATTCTCTGATTCGTATTCCCTCTTGGTGATTCGTTTCTTTACTTCACAAGAATCACAACTCCACGGACAACAACAGTTTATACCAATTTCAGTGGAATCTCTATCCATCTCAGCCAAATTAACTTCTATAACACGAAGATGGAGTTGGTGGTAATAGTTATATGGCGAGTTCTGAAGCAAACAGGGAAGATAATGGATTGAAGCAGATCGAAATGAAATAAGGGCTTGTTGATGGTGCGATTTggagatgtagaagaagaagctggATCTGTTTCTTCCATGGATGATTCATTTGAATGAATGGAACTTACAGAAAAGAGATAATGGATTGAAGCAGATCGAAATGAAATAAGGGCTTGTTGATGGTGCGATTCGGAGATGTAAAAGAAGAAGCTGGATCTGTTTCTGCCATGGATGATTCATTTGAATGAATGGAACTTACAGAAAAGAGATAATGGATTGAAGTCTGTCGATGGGGTTTTGAATTGGACCTGTGAACTCGAGAAGAAGGGTTGGTGGTGGATTGACAGGATAATAAGACGGTGGATATGCAACAATATTAAGAtgggtatggtttgattttgaaattGCTGGTGGTGTTCTTGATGATTTCAAAAGCCAAAGGAAATGGGTTTGTGGTAATGCCGAGATTGAAATCAAATTCAGGGTTTTTAGAGATTCTAGTCGAAGAAATAGGGTTGATAAATAATGGGTTTCGATTGATGAATGTGTTTGATTGATGAAATCGCAGGAAGAAGATTAAATGGATTTGAACATGGGTctgagaagatgatgaagctgctaCTGTTGATGTGAAGTACAACAAGAAATTGTGCTCGAGAATCAGCAAGAAAAGTACCGACTAGTACCGGAACCGTTCCTGGTACCGTACTTgtcccgaatggtaccggaaccgaggacaCATGTACAAGTACCGGTCCAAAATCTGAGAACCGAggttagggaggtacaggtactcggcctcggcaagaaccgagccgaaccgtaccgtgtgcacccttaaaaataatgcataataaaataatttttatacCTTAAACCTTTATGTGCCGAAATTTGGGTCATGGGAGGAAAGAAAAAGTTGGAATGGAAAAGCACTTGATTGATTGCCTGGCAATGGTGGTTCACCGCTCGACAGCACTTCAACGCGGTAACTTTACTGGTTAGAAACCATTCcaaattttccttttgaaatattGGTCGTGTAAACACCAAATTGACATATGAGTTCGATTATATCCAAGAATGAGTGAGTGTTGTTGTTGCTTTTGCGGCTTGGCTACAAGAAGAATTATTAGCATACGTCTCCAATCGACACGTATAACCATTTTGAACACTGTCTTCATTTCGCTTTCGTCGCTAAAGGTTACGGCCCCTCGATCTCGGCCTAAAATGATGACATCCCTAAAGATTGAGACGTCAAAGCTGCTACCACGTTTCATACCCCACTTCTGTTCATCGTCATTCCAGATAAAGATAATCGAATATGATTGGAACTATACCGAGTACACCACCCAATGAATGTTTGTCGCGTgtacataaaaaataaaattttggagaTTGGTCATAAACTTGCCAGAGGTGTTTTAGGCTCCAGTAACCTGTCGTTTACCCAAGTATCGTCGAGTCATATGATTTTGAATCATTTGCATGCACACTGGGGTGGATCAAATATC
This genomic stretch from Papaver somniferum cultivar HN1 chromosome 5, ASM357369v1, whole genome shotgun sequence harbors:
- the LOC113281718 gene encoding NAC domain-containing protein 100-like, which produces MEKQICGSGNIDQNQVVLPPGFRFHPTDEELITYYLTKKVLDNNFSAEAIGEVDLNKCEPWDLPWKAKMGEKQWYFFCVRDRKYPTGLRTNRATEAGYWKATGKDKEIYRGKSLVGMKKTLVFYRGRAPKGEKTNWIMHEYRLDGKFSIPQFPKNSKNEWVVSRVFEKKNLLTSGKKVYLPSFMRMNSSYNDEMAGSSSLLPPLMDTSSIGNKSDKSNYVTCFSNATTLMEQGHQKRMENITDHQNFNNNSIISTTSLVPNSIYLNQTLPNIGNFQYPTSISVEDQSILKALQLENNHGSSSNCKAEREMVSISQDTGLTTDMNMEISSVVSNNEMSTTTSRSFEEQEVPSTSTGHVDLDCIWNY